In one window of Thalassotalea agarivorans DNA:
- a CDS encoding LysR family transcriptional regulator — MYNYRQLARADLNLLVAFQMLMEEGSVSGAANKAFVSQSAMSRTLQRLRELFDEQLFVRQSHGLIPTQRATDLYMQLQPLLTGIDRVLDPVSFDPAQLNAQFVIACPSLLSSLWLPGLIGRLAESAPGVKLRSIEAVENPTKLLTTSTADLVVHSADFDSKSLSSTPLPDATTLCLVRKGHPLTQQKMTLKRFLSYPHLRYFIPGLHTDDQGLIDYHLSRLGLQREIRYDGHDMQTLLQITKDSNCIFSLASTAATLKQAADWQGIALLQSPPELQMSKLPMSLFSLRSRAQEPALSWLAKEISYCFQ, encoded by the coding sequence ATGTACAACTACAGACAGCTGGCAAGGGCCGATCTTAATTTGTTAGTCGCTTTCCAAATGCTTATGGAGGAAGGCAGTGTTTCAGGGGCTGCGAATAAAGCGTTTGTAAGCCAATCGGCTATGAGCAGAACCCTGCAGCGTTTGAGGGAGTTGTTTGATGAGCAGCTATTTGTGCGGCAGTCACACGGCCTAATTCCTACACAGCGGGCAACTGATCTCTACATGCAGTTACAACCTTTGTTAACAGGCATTGATAGAGTATTAGATCCAGTTAGTTTTGACCCGGCACAGCTTAATGCTCAGTTTGTTATCGCTTGCCCTTCACTGCTAAGTAGCCTTTGGTTACCCGGTTTAATAGGGCGTTTGGCAGAGTCTGCTCCGGGCGTAAAGCTGCGTAGCATTGAGGCTGTAGAAAACCCGACCAAGCTATTAACAACTTCTACTGCTGATCTGGTGGTGCATAGCGCAGACTTTGATAGTAAGTCGTTATCCTCGACACCGCTGCCTGATGCCACAACATTGTGCTTAGTTCGTAAAGGTCACCCATTGACGCAGCAAAAGATGACGCTTAAGCGATTTTTAAGCTATCCTCATCTTCGCTATTTTATCCCCGGATTGCATACAGATGACCAAGGTCTTATTGATTACCACTTAAGTCGTTTAGGCCTGCAAAGAGAGATTCGTTACGATGGCCACGATATGCAAACATTGCTGCAAATCACTAAGGACAGCAATTGTATTTTCTCTTTGGCTTCTACTGCTGCAACGTTAAAGCAGGCCGCAGATTGGCAAGGTATTGCTCTTTTGCAAAGCCCTCCTGAGCTGCAAATGAGTAAGCTACCTATGTCATTGTTTAGCCTACGTAGCAGGGCACAAGAGCCAGCGTTAAGCTGGTTGGCCAAAGAGATTAGTTATTGTTTTCAATAA
- a CDS encoding ABC transporter ATP-binding protein, with the protein MADKQHTILSVSKLCWQIGTVNVLDNIDFNVNEGEFIGVLGPNGAGKTSLLKCLYRAVLPSSGNIFVFNQPLNSLSIKQCAKTIAVVTQQAPECFGLSVLDVVSLGLLPHKTLFESASQQDKLFIDECLERVGLLDKKLTDFSILSGGQQQRALLAKALVQRPKILLLDEPTAHLDIQYQVQVLSLLKAQKCTVIASFHDLNLASHYSDKIVLLNKGKQVAVGTPTEVLTSSFIEDVYHVDAQVSLENNIPYVRYDYEGGNDVR; encoded by the coding sequence GTGGCGGATAAGCAACACACTATATTGTCGGTTTCAAAGTTATGCTGGCAAATAGGCACAGTTAACGTGCTGGATAATATCGACTTCAATGTAAATGAAGGCGAATTTATTGGTGTGCTTGGCCCTAATGGCGCGGGTAAAACATCTTTACTAAAGTGCCTTTATCGAGCGGTTTTACCGTCAAGCGGCAATATCTTCGTTTTTAATCAACCTCTCAACAGTCTTTCAATAAAGCAATGCGCAAAAACCATTGCTGTAGTTACACAGCAAGCACCGGAATGCTTCGGTTTATCAGTACTCGACGTGGTTTCTTTAGGTTTGTTGCCACACAAAACCTTGTTTGAAAGTGCCTCACAGCAAGACAAGTTGTTTATCGACGAGTGCCTTGAACGGGTTGGCTTGCTGGATAAAAAATTGACCGATTTTTCTATTCTATCTGGTGGCCAGCAACAGCGGGCATTGCTTGCTAAGGCATTGGTTCAACGCCCTAAGATTTTATTATTGGATGAACCGACCGCTCACCTAGATATCCAGTATCAGGTACAAGTATTATCGCTGCTGAAAGCGCAAAAATGTACGGTGATTGCTTCTTTTCATGACTTGAATTTAGCGTCGCATTATAGCGATAAGATAGTCCTGCTAAATAAAGGCAAGCAAGTGGCAGTTGGCACACCAACTGAGGTACTTACTAGTTCATTTATTGAGGATGTCTATCATGTCGATGCTCAGGTCTCGCTTGAAAACAATATTCCTTATGTAAGATACGATTATGAAGGTGGTAATGATGTTCGTTAA
- a CDS encoding TonB-dependent receptor domain-containing protein, with translation MKKTICTLSPITLALLSGFNASAAETVEENLEVITVTGTRSELALDQQLSSVTVITREDIERIQPKSFVDLLTSLPGVDVASNGGRGQSASVFLRGANSNQTLYLLDGVRISSASLGTTDVNAIAPEIIDRIEIVRGPRAALWGSDAIGGVVQIFTRKLEENSAFAGATFGSEGYKQYKAGLGLKHGDGQSNLTVNHEQADGFDSLATAEPDKDGYEYTSFAFNGKQQLSAAFSLDWLAQLDKGDNEYDNAFGGNNQTEIDNHVYSLGANFDTQSTTTRVSIAQSQNSSTQYGSGADTLFETTRNQVSALFNARPTSAFQYNVGGDFYIEELAGTTDYATDSRNVIGVFGHGIYNGDLFAFEAAARYDDVEGIDSEVTYNAGVGINFGESTRISFNHGTGFKAPTFNDLYYPASPYSSGNPDLVSETSSSYEILLTSQLGKFDLNLSVYTTDVENLIQWQPDENFFYQPQNVAEAELKGAEFVAQYNGNFGSHTFNATYGSAVDAQTDKDLLRRADYQFNYLFGIDIGELGLYMEYQYVGKRYDSGFDENFAPIDIKLDAYSLLNLSARYPVGDYVELEARITNATDEEYQTVNNYNTQGRAAYLGVVFKL, from the coding sequence ATGAAAAAAACAATTTGTACTTTATCGCCAATTACATTGGCACTTTTGTCAGGGTTTAACGCATCAGCTGCAGAGACAGTTGAAGAAAACTTAGAAGTCATCACAGTAACGGGCACGCGTAGCGAATTAGCGCTTGATCAACAGCTAAGTTCTGTCACCGTTATTACACGCGAAGATATTGAAAGAATTCAGCCGAAGTCTTTTGTTGATCTGCTTACGTCATTACCTGGCGTCGACGTAGCCAGCAATGGTGGACGCGGGCAAAGTGCGTCGGTATTTTTACGCGGCGCTAACTCAAACCAAACGCTTTACTTGCTAGATGGTGTCCGCATTAGTTCAGCTAGCTTAGGTACAACAGATGTGAACGCGATTGCACCTGAAATTATTGATCGCATTGAAATCGTACGTGGCCCACGTGCTGCCCTTTGGGGATCAGATGCCATTGGTGGCGTTGTTCAAATTTTCACGCGTAAGCTTGAAGAAAATTCAGCGTTTGCTGGCGCAACTTTTGGTAGCGAGGGCTACAAACAATACAAAGCGGGCCTTGGTTTGAAGCATGGTGACGGACAAAGTAACCTTACTGTTAATCATGAGCAGGCAGACGGCTTTGATTCTCTAGCTACAGCAGAACCTGACAAAGACGGTTACGAGTACACGTCTTTTGCTTTTAATGGTAAGCAACAGCTTAGTGCTGCCTTCTCGTTAGATTGGTTAGCGCAACTTGATAAAGGCGACAATGAATATGACAACGCTTTTGGTGGCAACAACCAAACAGAAATAGACAACCACGTATATTCTTTAGGTGCGAACTTTGATACCCAAAGCACTACCACACGCGTCTCAATCGCACAAAGCCAAAACAGCAGTACACAATATGGTAGTGGCGCTGACACCTTATTTGAAACTACGCGAAATCAAGTATCAGCGCTGTTTAATGCGCGACCTACGTCGGCATTTCAATACAATGTAGGTGGTGACTTTTATATAGAAGAGCTTGCTGGTACAACGGATTATGCCACTGATAGTCGCAATGTTATTGGCGTGTTTGGGCATGGTATTTACAACGGTGACTTGTTTGCCTTTGAAGCGGCGGCGCGTTATGACGACGTTGAAGGTATTGATTCTGAAGTAACCTACAATGCGGGTGTTGGCATTAATTTTGGTGAAAGTACTCGCATAAGTTTCAATCATGGAACGGGCTTTAAAGCGCCGACTTTTAACGATTTATACTACCCAGCGTCACCTTATTCATCAGGTAACCCAGATCTTGTTTCTGAAACATCTTCGTCGTATGAAATCTTGCTAACTTCACAACTTGGAAAGTTTGATCTTAATCTAAGTGTGTATACTACGGACGTAGAAAATTTAATTCAGTGGCAACCTGATGAAAACTTTTTCTACCAACCGCAAAACGTCGCTGAAGCAGAACTTAAAGGTGCTGAATTTGTTGCACAGTACAACGGCAATTTCGGTAGCCATACCTTTAATGCAACCTACGGCAGTGCTGTAGATGCACAAACGGATAAAGATTTATTGCGTCGCGCAGACTATCAATTTAACTACCTGTTTGGCATTGATATAGGCGAGCTAGGTTTATACATGGAATATCAATATGTCGGTAAGCGCTATGACAGTGGCTTTGATGAGAATTTTGCCCCTATCGATATCAAGCTAGACGCTTATTCTTTGCTTAACCTAAGTGCGCGTTATCCTGTGGGTGACTATGTAGAGTTGGAAGCCCGTATAACCAACGCGACAGATGAAGAGTACCAAACGGTAAATAACTACAACACTCAAGGCCGCGCGGCTTATTTGGGTGTAGTGTTTAAGTTGTAA
- a CDS encoding SPFH domain-containing protein produces MTSAFLVAFVTFVVFIAIKLKFVTSDKLTPLEKPAGGVTVLAFLVGIFSNSFFYAEPGYIYHVRTVLGNEEVVSDPGYKFYPFGRYNAWKRAMTVQAANGMSDRVQAEKETGGSSAALPPLNIMFLDQVDADAEATARFSIPSDEEQFLKLAHEYRSPENLLRTALIPAFKETLQATASLMSAEEYYSGGRTEFNSSFENQMSDGIYIVKRVEVTTTTSRRGKSTANAALGEDQLSYGDETKVSFEVRKERDESGNFRRKNQKFGVFGITIVDARVTDMRPNKKFVERMQLKQKASADRAIAREQKIQEEEQRLLAIARGEREVAERQAQAKVEQIQRTTEAETEKQLAITSAEKLKEQAMIEKETAQIQYEKAKIEAETKRTLADAEAYQKKVILQADNALAQKLEAEVEIQKLWAAAYAKRQVPMNVFGSNGDTPVGGDGETKAFMQMLTLDAAKRLAYDREVKKGN; encoded by the coding sequence ATGACATCAGCATTTCTTGTGGCATTCGTCACATTCGTTGTATTCATTGCAATAAAATTAAAATTCGTCACAAGTGACAAACTCACGCCATTAGAAAAACCTGCTGGCGGTGTAACTGTATTAGCCTTTTTGGTAGGTATATTTAGTAATAGTTTTTTCTACGCAGAACCAGGTTACATCTACCACGTGCGTACAGTGCTGGGTAATGAAGAAGTGGTTTCAGACCCTGGATATAAGTTTTATCCTTTTGGGCGCTACAACGCCTGGAAACGCGCGATGACGGTGCAAGCCGCGAACGGTATGTCAGATCGTGTGCAGGCAGAAAAAGAAACTGGCGGTTCAAGTGCGGCACTACCACCACTTAATATTATGTTCCTCGATCAAGTTGATGCAGACGCAGAAGCAACCGCTCGTTTTTCAATTCCTTCAGATGAAGAGCAATTTTTAAAGTTAGCACATGAATATCGTTCGCCAGAGAACTTGTTACGTACCGCATTAATTCCTGCTTTTAAAGAAACATTACAAGCAACGGCAAGTTTAATGAGTGCAGAAGAATACTATTCGGGTGGCCGTACAGAGTTTAATAGTTCGTTTGAAAATCAGATGAGCGATGGTATCTACATCGTTAAACGAGTAGAGGTAACTACAACGACATCGCGTCGCGGAAAGTCGACAGCCAATGCCGCTTTGGGTGAAGATCAGCTAAGTTATGGTGATGAAACCAAAGTGAGCTTTGAAGTAAGAAAAGAGCGTGACGAAAGTGGCAACTTTAGACGAAAGAATCAAAAGTTTGGTGTGTTTGGTATCACTATAGTTGATGCACGTGTGACCGACATGCGACCAAACAAAAAGTTTGTTGAGCGTATGCAATTAAAGCAAAAAGCGAGTGCGGATCGCGCGATTGCTCGAGAGCAAAAAATTCAGGAAGAAGAGCAACGCTTGTTGGCAATCGCCAGGGGTGAGCGTGAAGTTGCTGAGCGCCAAGCTCAAGCTAAAGTAGAGCAAATCCAAAGAACTACAGAAGCTGAAACGGAAAAGCAATTGGCAATAACGTCGGCTGAAAAGTTGAAAGAGCAAGCGATGATAGAAAAAGAGACAGCTCAAATTCAATATGAAAAAGCGAAGATTGAGGCCGAAACCAAGCGTACGCTAGCCGATGCAGAAGCCTATCAGAAAAAAGTTATTCTTCAGGCCGATAATGCACTAGCTCAAAAGCTAGAAGCTGAAGTCGAGATTCAAAAGTTGTGGGCTGCTGCTTACGCTAAGCGCCAAGTACCAATGAATGTTTTTGGTAGTAACGGTGATACGCCGGTTGGTGGAGATGGCGAAACTAAAGCTTTCATGCAAATGCTGACGTTAGATGCTGCGAAACGTCTTGCCTACGATAGAGAAGTGAAGAAAGGCAACTAA
- a CDS encoding LysR family transcriptional regulator yields MLNPVWLETFITLVDTGHFTQTAEKLFMTQPGVSQHVQKLEAACGHTLIKRDKKSFTITEQGQLVYQYTKGLLRDEKVLFEQLNFDDPVSGKCSMACSGSVALMLFPRLLKLQNLYPNIHINLKAAPNHQILSDIKSGNVDQGIVTDKPNESFFDFEELGQDELCLIFPVDTDVSKSWKQLLLELGLISHPDAEHYLSLYLKKCEEQELKLLNINEIPIVGSINQISQILEPLTQGIGFTVLPKSAVDSFHSPGRLKVMQPKLPVKETLFLVRKKNRTLPARYDAFNSIIRQAWA; encoded by the coding sequence ATGTTAAATCCTGTTTGGCTAGAAACCTTTATTACCCTTGTTGATACGGGACATTTCACGCAAACAGCCGAAAAGCTGTTTATGACGCAACCAGGTGTTAGCCAGCACGTGCAAAAACTTGAAGCTGCTTGCGGGCATACGTTGATTAAAAGGGATAAGAAATCTTTCACTATCACCGAACAAGGCCAACTAGTTTATCAATACACAAAAGGTCTTTTAAGAGATGAAAAGGTTCTCTTTGAGCAATTAAACTTTGACGATCCCGTGTCAGGTAAATGCAGCATGGCATGTTCAGGTTCCGTCGCATTGATGCTTTTCCCAAGGCTACTGAAACTTCAAAACCTTTACCCAAACATTCACATCAACTTAAAAGCTGCGCCAAATCACCAAATTTTAAGTGATATAAAAAGTGGAAATGTTGACCAAGGTATCGTGACTGATAAGCCCAATGAAAGTTTTTTTGATTTTGAAGAATTAGGGCAAGATGAACTTTGTTTGATATTCCCCGTGGATACAGATGTTAGTAAAAGCTGGAAACAATTACTTTTAGAGTTAGGCCTGATTTCTCATCCAGATGCTGAGCATTATTTATCCTTGTATTTAAAAAAGTGTGAAGAACAAGAGTTGAAGCTACTTAATATCAATGAAATTCCTATTGTTGGGTCAATCAATCAAATTAGCCAAATCTTAGAGCCTTTGACACAAGGTATTGGTTTTACAGTACTGCCTAAAAGTGCAGTTGATAGCTTCCATAGTCCCGGGAGATTGAAGGTTATGCAGCCTAAACTTCCGGTAAAAGAAACATTGTTTTTAGTCCGCAAAAAAAATAGAACGTTACCCGCTCGCTATGATGCTTTTAATTCAATTATTCGCCAAGCATGGGCTTAG
- a CDS encoding FecCD family ABC transporter permease, which translates to MKVVMMFVNTSTRLLLLVCLTLLSLFCSIAIGSIDIPLAVVLEQLFSADAGLEAKIIHELRLPRTLIAFGAGAGLSLAGLLLQSITRNPLADPYLFGVSSGAALGVIVLLVLTNISFSMYSPLAAFVGALFATVLLVVVAGQKHASHVQLLVLSGVALSFMFSAMSSLLLYWSDPQAIATIVFWTLGSFTKAELYAALWVNTILIVVLGFTLVYRKHLQALLLGDDHALALGVQPQKFRILVLVVSALLTAVIVAYCGGIGFVGLMIPHIVRYFMSVLATTGLLAVPLVGGIFMLWVDILARSIIPTQELPIGVITSALGSIFFLMILRAKQR; encoded by the coding sequence ATGAAGGTGGTAATGATGTTCGTTAACACCTCTACTCGACTATTGCTCTTGGTTTGCCTGACTTTGTTGTCGTTGTTTTGCTCTATTGCTATAGGCAGCATAGATATTCCATTAGCGGTTGTGCTTGAGCAGCTCTTTAGTGCCGATGCTGGATTAGAAGCAAAAATTATTCATGAGCTTAGATTACCTAGAACGCTTATTGCTTTTGGCGCAGGTGCTGGTTTGTCACTTGCAGGGCTGCTATTGCAATCAATCACACGTAATCCATTAGCCGATCCTTATTTGTTTGGTGTGTCTTCAGGTGCTGCATTAGGTGTGATTGTATTGCTTGTGCTAACCAACATAAGTTTCAGTATGTATTCACCATTGGCGGCCTTTGTTGGCGCGCTCTTCGCGACAGTGCTGTTGGTTGTTGTGGCAGGTCAAAAGCATGCGTCACACGTTCAATTATTAGTACTTTCTGGTGTTGCTTTGTCATTTATGTTTTCAGCAATGTCCAGCCTTTTACTTTATTGGAGCGACCCGCAAGCAATCGCAACCATAGTGTTTTGGACGCTAGGTAGTTTTACAAAAGCAGAGCTATACGCCGCGTTGTGGGTGAATACTATTTTGATTGTGGTGCTTGGATTTACTTTAGTGTATCGCAAACATCTACAAGCGCTGCTGCTAGGTGACGATCATGCCTTGGCGCTTGGTGTGCAGCCGCAAAAATTCAGAATACTAGTGCTAGTTGTAAGTGCACTGTTAACAGCCGTTATTGTGGCCTATTGTGGCGGTATTGGTTTTGTCGGTTTAATGATTCCACACATTGTGCGTTATTTTATGTCTGTTTTGGCAACAACAGGGTTACTTGCTGTACCGCTGGTTGGTGGCATTTTTATGTTATGGGTTGATATCCTTGCGCGCAGTATCATTCCAACTCAAGAATTGCCTATCGGGGTTATCACCTCAGCGTTAGGTAGTATTTTCTTCTTAATGATTCTACGGGCCAAACAACGATGA
- the cobO gene encoding cob(I)yrinic acid a,c-diamide adenosyltransferase, translated as MTERKNTEQHKARQQKLKEKVDQKIANAQTEQGIFQVITGNGKGKSTSGFGVVARAVGHGLQAKVVQFIKGTWDCGERNLLEQHNVEFAVMKTGFTWETQDREADTLAAKLVWQEAKKYLADDSVDLVLLDEITYMVSYHYIDVEEVIEAIKNRPAMQSVIVTGRGAHRLLIELADTVSEVKNVKHAFDAGIKAQRGFDY; from the coding sequence ATGACAGAAAGAAAAAACACCGAGCAACATAAAGCTCGCCAACAAAAGCTAAAAGAAAAAGTCGATCAAAAAATTGCGAATGCACAAACAGAGCAAGGCATTTTTCAGGTCATCACTGGCAATGGTAAAGGCAAATCAACCTCCGGCTTTGGTGTGGTAGCGCGTGCTGTCGGTCATGGCTTGCAAGCAAAAGTTGTGCAGTTTATCAAAGGCACTTGGGACTGCGGTGAGAGGAACTTGCTAGAGCAACACAATGTTGAGTTTGCGGTGATGAAAACGGGCTTTACTTGGGAAACACAAGACAGAGAAGCGGATACACTAGCTGCGAAATTAGTGTGGCAAGAGGCTAAGAAATATTTAGCGGACGATAGCGTTGATCTGGTGTTGCTTGATGAAATCACTTACATGGTGAGTTACCACTATATTGACGTTGAAGAGGTTATTGAGGCGATAAAAAATCGCCCAGCCATGCAGTCGGTCATTGTTACAGGGCGAGGTGCACATCGACTATTGATTGAACTGGCCGATACAGTCAGCGAAGTAAAAAACGTTAAACATGCTTTTGATGCCGGCATAAAAGCACAGCGAGGATTCGACTACTAA
- a CDS encoding cobalamin-binding protein — MRLFSFAVTWLIAFNCFAAQTDEKAPAKRIVALAPHIVEMLYEIGAGDNIVGTLAHADYPESAKDIPRIGDYKGVNFEQLLALKPDLVIAWQGGNNQQDIEKIKSLGIDIAFSSPTKIENVAKELRLFGQLTGYEVNAEKQARAFESALNQLKQDYQNKQTLSVFYQLWDAPLTTVRSDTWLSKQVEICGGKTIFDATKTPYPQVSIEAVIAQKPQVIVVPMSGETSKDVSEFWHGWVDIPAVKHKQFIITNADLVHRFTPRMLSGISDMCEKMDAARKIYQ; from the coding sequence ATGCGTTTATTCTCTTTCGCCGTAACGTGGCTAATTGCATTTAACTGTTTTGCTGCGCAAACAGATGAAAAAGCGCCTGCTAAGCGCATTGTTGCGCTTGCCCCGCACATTGTTGAAATGCTTTATGAGATTGGCGCAGGAGACAATATTGTTGGCACCTTGGCTCATGCCGACTACCCAGAAAGCGCAAAGGACATTCCACGTATAGGTGATTACAAAGGGGTTAATTTTGAACAACTCTTGGCACTTAAGCCTGATTTAGTGATCGCGTGGCAAGGTGGCAACAATCAGCAAGACATCGAAAAAATTAAATCATTAGGTATCGACATTGCCTTTAGTTCGCCAACAAAGATTGAAAACGTCGCAAAAGAACTACGCCTTTTTGGGCAATTAACAGGGTATGAAGTCAATGCCGAAAAGCAAGCGCGGGCATTTGAATCGGCATTAAACCAGTTGAAGCAAGACTACCAGAATAAACAAACACTGTCGGTATTCTACCAACTTTGGGATGCGCCATTAACAACTGTAAGAAGTGACACTTGGCTTTCAAAACAAGTAGAGATTTGTGGCGGTAAAACAATATTTGATGCAACTAAAACACCTTATCCTCAGGTGAGCATTGAAGCGGTTATCGCACAAAAACCACAGGTTATTGTGGTGCCGATGTCAGGTGAAACATCAAAAGATGTGTCTGAATTTTGGCACGGTTGGGTCGATATTCCAGCAGTTAAACATAAGCAATTTATTATCACCAATGCCGACTTAGTTCATAGGTTTACGCCTAGAATGCTGAGCGGGATTAGTGATATGTGCGAGAAAATGGATGCCGCACGTAAAATTTATCAATAG
- a CDS encoding cobyric acid synthase codes for MKTLMVQGTTSDAGKSTLVAALCRIFADLNYKVAPFKPQNMALNSAVTDDGGEIGRAQALQASAARVSTSVHFNPILLKPNSDTGAQVIVQGKALSNMEAASYQDYKKVAMEHVLDSFETLAQRYDYCFVEGAGSPAEINLREGDIANMGFAEEVDCPVIIIADIDKGGVFAHLVGTLALLSESEQQRVAGFVINRFRGDITLLQSGLDWLEQKTGKPVLGVLPYLHNLALDAEDAVNIENIVTEKKISVAVLLLPHISNHTDFDALRLNPSVDLTYVQYQTDIPACDLIIVPGSKNVISDYAFLTEQQWHLQIKQHLRYGGKVLGICGGLQMLGEQITDPHAVESHINAINTLGLAPFKTELTQSKQLEKRSGVIEGFENKSSVTGYEIHCGISKGEAFNTPFIRYNDNGASINEGFFSADNQIAGTYWHGLFDQAESSEAVLQWVLGDNQGVRAINLDEVREQQIDRLATSTKAHLDINKLHEIMDSYDRKKKHRAT; via the coding sequence ATGAAAACGTTAATGGTTCAAGGGACAACGTCAGACGCAGGCAAAAGTACGTTAGTTGCTGCACTTTGTCGTATTTTCGCCGATCTTAACTACAAAGTTGCCCCATTTAAGCCACAGAATATGGCGTTGAATAGTGCAGTAACGGACGATGGCGGAGAAATTGGTAGAGCACAGGCATTGCAAGCTAGTGCAGCAAGAGTAAGTACTAGCGTACACTTTAATCCAATATTGCTAAAACCGAACTCTGACACCGGTGCTCAGGTTATCGTGCAAGGTAAGGCGCTATCGAACATGGAAGCCGCGAGTTATCAAGACTACAAAAAAGTAGCGATGGAACATGTACTTGATTCTTTTGAGACGCTAGCCCAACGCTATGATTACTGCTTTGTAGAAGGCGCGGGTTCACCAGCTGAAATCAATCTGCGAGAGGGCGACATCGCTAATATGGGGTTTGCTGAAGAAGTAGATTGTCCCGTTATTATCATTGCCGACATCGATAAAGGCGGAGTATTTGCGCACTTAGTGGGTACTTTGGCACTATTATCTGAAAGCGAACAGCAACGCGTTGCTGGCTTTGTGATCAATCGCTTTAGAGGTGATATAACCTTATTGCAATCTGGGCTTGACTGGTTGGAACAAAAAACAGGTAAACCCGTGTTGGGTGTTTTGCCCTACTTGCACAATTTGGCGTTGGACGCAGAAGACGCGGTTAACATTGAAAATATTGTGACCGAAAAGAAAATATCTGTTGCTGTGCTACTGCTGCCGCACATTAGTAATCATACAGATTTTGACGCGCTAAGACTGAATCCGTCGGTCGATTTAACCTATGTGCAATATCAAACCGATATTCCCGCCTGTGATTTGATCATAGTGCCAGGCAGTAAGAATGTGATCAGTGACTACGCGTTTTTAACCGAACAGCAGTGGCACTTACAAATAAAACAGCATTTGCGCTACGGCGGTAAAGTGCTTGGTATTTGTGGCGGATTGCAAATGCTAGGTGAGCAAATTACAGACCCTCATGCAGTTGAATCACATATCAATGCTATCAACACCCTAGGATTAGCGCCTTTTAAAACCGAGTTGACGCAAAGTAAGCAATTAGAAAAGCGCAGCGGTGTGATCGAAGGGTTCGAAAACAAGAGCAGTGTCACAGGTTATGAAATTCATTGTGGTATTTCTAAGGGCGAAGCCTTTAATACACCGTTTATTCGTTACAACGATAATGGGGCGTCCATTAATGAAGGTTTTTTCAGCGCAGATAATCAAATAGCAGGCACATACTGGCATGGTCTATTCGATCAGGCAGAAAGTAGCGAAGCAGTTTTACAATGGGTGTTAGGCGACAACCAAGGTGTTCGAGCAATTAATTTAGATGAAGTGCGCGAGCAACAAATCGATAGGTTGGCAACGTCAACAAAGGCCCATTTAGACATAAACAAATTACACGAGATCATGGATAGCTATGACAGAAAGAAAAAACACCGAGCAACATAA
- a CDS encoding VOC family protein, with the protein MKMNHVGIMVGDMDKAVEFYTKALGLRVVMNNTKVIEERESAIGRMCIAVFGEGFKGFNIAHLVTTDGIGVELFEMVDREERHNVDFSRLGIFHFCLQLPKEQFETAIKRVEEFGGKVRMDIHRYHPEDELKQAQMVYLEDPFGNLFEFYSHSYEDTYASDYE; encoded by the coding sequence ATGAAGATGAATCACGTAGGTATCATGGTTGGTGATATGGACAAAGCCGTAGAGTTCTATACTAAAGCGCTAGGCCTTCGCGTTGTGATGAATAACACAAAGGTAATAGAAGAGCGCGAATCAGCAATTGGACGTATGTGTATTGCTGTATTTGGTGAAGGGTTCAAAGGTTTTAATATTGCTCATCTAGTGACTACCGATGGTATTGGCGTAGAGCTTTTTGAAATGGTTGATCGTGAAGAGCGTCACAATGTCGATTTTTCGCGTCTTGGTATCTTTCACTTCTGTTTACAGTTACCAAAAGAGCAGTTTGAAACTGCTATTAAGCGTGTTGAGGAATTTGGTGGCAAAGTACGCATGGACATTCATCGTTACCACCCTGAAGATGAATTAAAACAAGCCCAAATGGTTTACTTAGAAGATCCATTTGGCAACTTATTCGAGTTCTACTCACACTCTTACGAGGATACTTACGCATCCGACTATGAATAA